In Phreatobacter stygius, a genomic segment contains:
- a CDS encoding SDR family oxidoreductase, with translation MRLKDKVAVITGGGSGIGRASAVKFASEGARLCLVDRDAAGANETAAMILSTGGEVMVRIADVGEPGSADRDAAAALERFGRIDVLFTAAGFSVGGTVLTTRPEDWDAVFRANVGGTWLWARAVVPAMQRQGGGAIITTASQLALAGGAGNSAYIAAKGAILSLTRTMALDFAADRIRVNALVPGAIDTPMLRRSFARKPDPHAAEEASRQRHPLNRLGLPEEVAEAALFLASDASAFTTGTTLAVDGGWLAG, from the coding sequence ATGAGGCTGAAGGACAAGGTCGCGGTCATCACCGGCGGCGGATCCGGCATCGGCCGCGCCTCGGCCGTCAAATTCGCCAGCGAGGGCGCCAGGCTCTGCCTCGTCGACCGCGACGCGGCCGGCGCCAATGAGACCGCCGCGATGATCCTGTCGACGGGCGGCGAGGTCATGGTGCGGATCGCCGATGTCGGCGAGCCCGGCTCGGCCGATCGCGACGCCGCCGCGGCCCTCGAACGGTTCGGGCGGATCGACGTGTTGTTCACCGCCGCCGGCTTTTCGGTCGGCGGTACGGTGCTGACCACCCGTCCGGAGGATTGGGACGCGGTGTTCCGCGCCAATGTCGGCGGCACCTGGCTCTGGGCCCGGGCCGTTGTGCCGGCCATGCAACGGCAAGGCGGCGGCGCGATCATCACCACGGCATCCCAGCTCGCCCTGGCCGGCGGCGCCGGCAACAGCGCCTATATCGCCGCCAAGGGCGCCATCCTCAGCCTGACCCGCACCATGGCGCTGGATTTCGCCGCCGATCGCATCCGGGTCAATGCACTCGTCCCGGGCGCCATCGACACGCCGATGCTCAGGCGCAGCTTCGCCCGCAAGCCGGACCCGCACGCCGCCGAGGAGGCCTCGCGCCAGCGCCACCCGCTCAACCGCCTGGGCCTGCCGGAAGAGGTCGCGGAGGCCGCCCTGTTCCTGGCAAGCGACGCTTCCGCCTTCACGACGGGCACGACACTTGCGGTCGATGGCGGCTGGCTCGCCGGATGA
- a CDS encoding hydantoinase B/oxoprolinase family protein: protein MTDGATANVDPFTVEVIRHALTAAAEEMSAVVMRSARSPLLREAGDLSSTIMDGDGELIAQGHDVPVHLGVLSYTVKAFLERIPKARLKPGDIWFLNLPEVGGNHLPDVKAIRPIFHDGEIVAFAVSLAHWADMGGASPGSYYAAATDAWMEGLRISPLRVFANDQADPEKLDIILSNVRGRREREGDLLAQTAATRAADQRIAEIIERHGLATFQAAVATLHDLSEAQMRDVLRGLPDGRFEGEDFLDDGGPDDRPVGIRVSIDKRGDRATFDFSATDDAISGPLNTTPFVAGSAVFFAIRALAKTPIAINGGCYRPLTIVVRPGSVFDPGHDKPLVGGNHETSQRAVDAIFRALEPAIGERVSAGGMGSAGLLIFSGKRPDGRFATFYETHGGGEGARADRDGMPVVRVNLTNVMNTPIEVIEAEYGLRVERQSLRPGSGGAGRHRGGDGLVRAYRAIEDGIAMTSMFERSIVPPYGLRGGAAGAPMRVTLHRASGATVKVRGKQNIRLNQGDLVVVETPGGGGFGAPSDPAGGEGR, encoded by the coding sequence ATGACCGACGGCGCCACGGCAAATGTCGATCCGTTCACCGTCGAGGTGATCCGCCACGCCTTGACCGCGGCGGCCGAAGAAATGTCGGCGGTGGTGATGCGTTCGGCCCGCTCGCCGCTGCTGCGCGAGGCCGGCGATCTCTCGTCGACCATCATGGATGGCGACGGCGAACTGATCGCCCAGGGCCATGACGTGCCGGTGCATCTCGGCGTGCTGAGCTATACCGTCAAGGCCTTCCTCGAGCGCATCCCGAAGGCGCGGCTGAAGCCCGGCGACATCTGGTTCCTCAACCTGCCGGAGGTCGGCGGCAACCACCTGCCCGACGTCAAGGCGATCCGGCCGATCTTCCATGACGGCGAGATCGTCGCCTTCGCCGTGTCGCTGGCCCATTGGGCCGACATGGGCGGCGCCTCGCCCGGCAGCTATTACGCCGCGGCCACCGACGCCTGGATGGAGGGCCTCAGGATCAGCCCGTTGCGGGTCTTCGCCAATGACCAGGCCGACCCGGAAAAACTCGACATCATCCTGTCCAATGTGCGCGGCCGGCGCGAGCGCGAAGGCGACCTCCTGGCGCAGACCGCGGCGACGCGGGCGGCCGACCAGCGCATCGCCGAGATCATCGAGCGGCACGGCCTCGCGACCTTCCAGGCCGCCGTCGCGACCCTGCACGACCTCTCGGAAGCGCAGATGCGCGACGTGTTGCGAGGCTTGCCGGACGGCCGGTTCGAGGGCGAGGACTTCCTCGACGACGGCGGGCCCGATGACCGGCCGGTCGGCATCCGCGTCAGCATCGACAAGCGCGGCGACCGGGCGACCTTCGACTTTTCCGCGACCGACGACGCGATCAGCGGACCGCTCAACACGACACCCTTCGTGGCGGGTTCGGCGGTGTTCTTCGCCATCCGCGCCCTGGCCAAGACGCCGATCGCCATCAATGGCGGCTGCTACCGGCCGCTGACCATCGTCGTCCGGCCCGGCTCGGTGTTCGACCCCGGTCATGACAAGCCGCTGGTCGGTGGCAATCACGAGACTTCGCAGCGCGCGGTGGATGCCATTTTCCGCGCGCTCGAACCGGCGATCGGCGAGCGCGTGAGCGCCGGCGGCATGGGCTCGGCGGGCCTCCTGATCTTCTCCGGCAAGCGGCCGGACGGGCGCTTCGCCACCTTTTACGAAACCCATGGCGGCGGCGAAGGCGCGCGGGCCGACCGCGACGGCATGCCGGTGGTGCGGGTCAACCTGACCAATGTCATGAACACGCCGATCGAAGTGATCGAGGCCGAATATGGCTTGCGGGTGGAGCGGCAGAGCCTCAGGCCGGGCTCCGGCGGAGCCGGCCGCCACCGCGGCGGCGACGGCCTGGTACGCGCCTATCGCGCCATCGAGGACGGCATCGCCATGACCAGCATGTTCGAGCGTAGCATCGTGCCGCCCTACGGTCTGCGCGGCGGCGCGGCGGGCGCGCCCATGCGGGTGACGCTCCACCGCGCGTCCGGCGCCACGGTCAAGGTCCGTGGCAAGCAGAACATCAGGCTGAACCAGGGCGACCTGGTGGTGGTCGAGACGCCGGGCGGCGGCGGCTTCGGCGCACCGTCCGATCCGGCAGGCGGAGAAGGCCGATGA
- a CDS encoding hydantoinase/oxoprolinase family protein → MADETRSGGWTVGIDIGGTFTDVVAVGPEGLRHAKTPTTPGDPLAGLEKAIAAVDLDWPSIGSLIHGTTLVTNMLVEAKLARVALITTAGFEDVLHIARASRDDLYSLDRPPRLASLVPPELTFGITERMDFRGEVIEALSEAEIARAVAFVRATRPEAVAVSLLHAYANPEHEARLGAALREVLAYVSLSHEVSPEAREYERTASTALNAAVMPRASAYVDRLLASVPETTAISLFHSAGGVAMPAVLRSAPLALALSGPAAGAIATADVCRKLGIETGLAFDMGGTTTDVCLVAHGRAEIATNRKLGGRPVRQPMIAIETVGAGGGSLVRLGAGGLTIGPDSAGSDPGPASYGLGGTEPTITDANVLLGYLDPARRLGGAITVDPAKARQALEPIAGRLGRPAGEVALGVLDVANAVMARALRRVTVQRGVDLRGATLVAFGGAGPMHAVSLARQIGISHVLVPEFSSGFSAFGCIAAPPLMAKQKTIRLDSENFDAARLDRERAGIRSDLSAALMRSGVRPEAIRHAEQLLIRYVGQSVAVEVPVGPDADLATIGRSFREVHQRTYGYATDEPFQIESLRIEASAPGADVLSTRHGATGTALPEAVSVLPCIFGPGGAVATPRHGRETLPIDVPVAGPAVIEDAWSTVVLPPGATCRRDTAGHLHVEV, encoded by the coding sequence ATGGCGGACGAGACCCGTTCCGGCGGCTGGACCGTCGGCATCGACATTGGCGGCACCTTCACCGACGTGGTGGCGGTGGGCCCGGAGGGGCTGCGCCACGCCAAGACACCGACCACGCCGGGCGATCCGCTCGCCGGGCTTGAAAAAGCGATCGCGGCGGTCGATCTCGACTGGCCGTCGATCGGCTCGCTCATCCACGGCACGACGCTGGTCACCAATATGCTGGTGGAGGCAAAACTCGCCCGGGTCGCGCTGATCACCACCGCCGGCTTCGAGGACGTGCTGCATATCGCACGCGCCAGCCGCGACGACCTCTACAGCCTGGATAGGCCGCCGCGGCTTGCGTCGCTGGTGCCGCCCGAGCTGACCTTCGGCATCACCGAACGGATGGATTTCCGGGGCGAGGTGATCGAGGCCCTGAGCGAGGCCGAGATCGCCCGAGCCGTCGCTTTCGTGCGCGCGACCAGGCCCGAGGCGGTGGCGGTGTCGCTCTTGCACGCCTATGCCAATCCCGAACACGAGGCGCGGCTCGGCGCGGCGCTGCGTGAGGTCCTGGCCTATGTCTCGCTGTCCCACGAAGTCAGCCCGGAGGCGCGCGAATATGAGCGCACCGCCTCGACCGCCCTCAATGCCGCGGTCATGCCGCGCGCCTCGGCTTATGTCGACAGGCTGCTGGCGAGCGTGCCCGAGACCACCGCGATCAGCCTGTTCCATTCGGCCGGCGGCGTCGCCATGCCGGCGGTGCTGCGCTCGGCGCCGCTGGCGCTGGCACTGTCCGGGCCGGCCGCCGGCGCCATCGCGACCGCCGATGTCTGCCGCAAGCTCGGCATCGAGACCGGCCTCGCCTTCGACATGGGCGGCACCACCACCGATGTCTGCCTGGTCGCCCATGGCCGGGCCGAGATCGCCACCAACCGCAAGCTCGGCGGCCGGCCGGTGCGCCAGCCGATGATCGCCATCGAGACGGTCGGCGCCGGCGGCGGCTCGCTGGTCCGGCTCGGTGCCGGCGGCCTGACCATCGGGCCGGACAGCGCCGGCTCCGATCCGGGTCCGGCGAGCTACGGCCTCGGCGGCACCGAACCGACCATTACCGATGCCAATGTGCTGCTCGGCTATCTCGATCCGGCGCGCCGGCTCGGCGGGGCCATCACGGTCGATCCGGCCAAGGCGCGCCAGGCGCTCGAACCGATCGCCGGCAGGCTCGGCCGGCCGGCCGGAGAGGTCGCGCTCGGCGTGCTCGACGTCGCCAATGCGGTGATGGCGCGGGCGCTGCGGCGCGTCACCGTGCAGCGCGGCGTCGACCTGCGCGGCGCGACGCTGGTCGCCTTTGGCGGCGCCGGGCCCATGCATGCGGTGTCGCTCGCCCGCCAGATCGGCATCAGCCATGTTCTCGTGCCGGAATTCTCCAGCGGCTTCTCGGCCTTCGGCTGCATTGCCGCGCCGCCCCTGATGGCGAAACAGAAGACCATCCGGCTCGACAGCGAAAACTTCGACGCGGCCCGGCTCGACCGCGAGCGCGCCGGGATCCGGAGCGATCTCTCGGCTGCGCTGATGCGCTCGGGCGTCAGGCCGGAGGCCATCCGCCATGCCGAGCAATTGCTCATCCGTTATGTCGGCCAGAGCGTGGCGGTCGAAGTGCCGGTCGGCCCCGATGCCGATCTTGCAACCATTGGCCGGAGCTTTCGCGAGGTGCACCAGCGCACCTATGGTTATGCCACCGACGAGCCGTTCCAGATCGAGAGCCTGCGCATCGAAGCCTCGGCGCCCGGCGCCGACGTGCTCTCGACCCGCCATGGCGCGACCGGCACCGCCCTGCCCGAGGCCGTCTCGGTTTTGCCTTGCATCTTCGGGCCGGGCGGCGCGGTCGCGACACCGCGCCACGGCCGCGAGACTTTGCCGATCGACGTGCCGGTCGCCGGCCCCGCGGTGATCGAGGATGCCTGGTCGACGGTGGTGCTGCCGCCCGGCGCGACCTGCCGGCGCGACACTGCCGGCCACCTGCATGTGGAGGTCTGA
- a CDS encoding aspartate aminotransferase family protein: MNDIGHRWLNQHKVGERLPKAVGGEGIYVIDETGRRYLDGSSGPALFCLGHGHREVIEAIKAQYDKLSFGYSANFTSDPIDELAETIIDQAGGGMSRVSFVSGGSEATETAMKIALQYHLARGHSGRTHFFARRQSWHGYTFGALSLSGHPARRKPYAAALMPVTHLSPANAYRPPAGVAPDELAEHLAAEFEREIHRVGAEHVAALFFEPVVGAAGGAVPAPEGYARKMREICTRYGILMIADEVMCGVGRCGTWRALAHDGVAPDVMYTAKGLAGGYAPLGAALMTEEVYRTIADVFGTIASVHTYSGHTAACAAGLAVQKVIIRDGLVEKCRTDGDYLMGALREAFGQNPHVGDIRGRGFFVALELVRDRETKAPFAAALGVQAKIKEEAFSRGLLCYPSPGTADGYNGDHVILAPPYIISRAEIDQMVETLKAATTAALARVAS, encoded by the coding sequence ATGAACGATATCGGTCATCGCTGGTTGAACCAGCACAAGGTCGGCGAGCGGCTGCCCAAGGCGGTCGGCGGCGAAGGCATCTATGTCATCGACGAGACCGGGCGGCGCTATCTCGACGGCTCGTCGGGGCCGGCGCTGTTCTGCCTCGGCCACGGCCATCGCGAGGTGATCGAGGCGATCAAGGCGCAATATGACAAGCTGTCCTTCGGCTATTCGGCAAATTTCACCTCCGATCCGATCGACGAACTGGCCGAGACGATCATCGACCAGGCCGGCGGCGGCATGAGCCGGGTCAGCTTCGTCTCCGGCGGTTCGGAGGCCACCGAAACCGCAATGAAGATCGCGTTGCAATACCACCTCGCCCGCGGCCATTCCGGCCGCACCCATTTCTTCGCCCGGCGGCAGTCGTGGCACGGCTATACCTTCGGCGCGCTGTCGCTGTCCGGCCATCCGGCCCGGCGCAAGCCCTATGCCGCGGCGCTGATGCCGGTGACCCATCTGTCGCCGGCCAATGCCTATCGCCCGCCGGCCGGCGTCGCGCCCGATGAACTGGCCGAGCATCTGGCCGCCGAGTTCGAGCGCGAGATCCACCGGGTCGGCGCCGAGCATGTCGCCGCCCTGTTCTTCGAGCCGGTGGTGGGGGCCGCCGGCGGCGCCGTGCCGGCGCCCGAGGGCTATGCCCGGAAGATGCGCGAGATCTGCACGCGCTACGGCATCTTGATGATCGCCGACGAGGTGATGTGCGGCGTCGGCCGCTGCGGCACCTGGCGGGCGCTCGCCCATGACGGCGTCGCACCCGACGTGATGTATACGGCCAAGGGGCTTGCCGGCGGTTACGCGCCGCTCGGCGCGGCGCTGATGACCGAAGAGGTCTACCGCACCATTGCCGACGTGTTCGGCACGATTGCCAGCGTCCATACCTATTCCGGCCATACCGCGGCCTGCGCCGCCGGCCTCGCCGTGCAGAAGGTGATCATCCGCGACGGCCTGGTGGAAAAATGCCGCACCGACGGCGACTACCTGATGGGCGCGCTGCGCGAGGCCTTCGGGCAGAACCCGCATGTCGGCGACATCAGGGGCCGCGGTTTCTTCGTCGCGCTCGAACTGGTCAGGGATCGCGAGACCAAGGCGCCGTTTGCCGCCGCCCTCGGCGTGCAGGCGAAGATCAAGGAGGAGGCGTTCAGCCGCGGCCTGCTCTGCTATCCCTCGCCCGGCACGGCCGACGGCTACAACGGCGACCACGTCATCCTGGCGCCGCCCTATATCATCTCGCGGGCCGAGATCGACCAGATGGTCGAGACGCTGAAGGCGGCGACGACGGCGGCGCTTGCCCGCGTGGCCTCCTGA
- a CDS encoding NAD-dependent epimerase/dehydratase family protein — protein MTVMITGGTGFVGVAVADHLARMGRRAVAFATHPAPPGWLPEQAVEIIGDVTDADQVKAAMAAEKVTVVIHAAAMTAGPEQERHAPERVVAVNVAGTAAVLRAAAESGIKKVILASSGSVYPLDKNGEGRFDARIDRPAPAALYGMTKLAAEQIALRLAVVYGLCLPIVRLSAVYGPFERDSGVREILSAQAQVVALARRGEEVRLSRPGFGGWLYSRDAAAALVALIDKKFPEPPPVFDLGGQEVFSILDFCQALAARLPGWSYRIDEEDPNIRFQLPADRRPSDFIRLQAATGFKPRFDLATAIPDYLDWLDKTG, from the coding sequence ATGACGGTCATGATCACGGGTGGCACGGGTTTTGTCGGCGTCGCGGTCGCCGACCATCTGGCACGCATGGGCCGGCGCGCGGTCGCCTTCGCGACCCATCCCGCGCCACCGGGCTGGTTGCCCGAGCAGGCGGTGGAGATCATCGGCGACGTTACCGACGCCGATCAGGTGAAGGCGGCCATGGCCGCCGAGAAGGTGACGGTGGTGATCCATGCCGCCGCCATGACGGCCGGTCCCGAACAGGAGCGTCACGCGCCCGAGCGGGTGGTCGCGGTCAATGTCGCGGGCACCGCCGCAGTTCTCAGGGCGGCTGCCGAGAGCGGCATCAAGAAGGTGATCCTGGCATCGTCCGGCAGCGTCTATCCGCTCGACAAGAACGGCGAAGGCCGGTTCGACGCGCGTATCGACCGGCCGGCACCGGCGGCGCTCTATGGCATGACCAAGCTCGCCGCCGAGCAGATCGCGCTCCGGCTTGCGGTGGTCTACGGCCTTTGCCTGCCGATCGTCCGGCTGTCGGCGGTCTATGGCCCGTTCGAGCGCGACAGCGGCGTCCGTGAGATCCTGTCGGCGCAAGCCCAGGTCGTGGCGCTGGCGCGACGCGGCGAAGAGGTGCGCCTGTCGCGGCCGGGCTTCGGCGGCTGGCTCTATTCGCGCGACGCGGCGGCCGCCCTGGTGGCGCTGATCGACAAGAAATTCCCCGAGCCGCCACCGGTGTTCGATCTCGGCGGCCAGGAGGTGTTCTCGATCCTGGATTTCTGCCAGGCCCTGGCGGCGCGCCTGCCCGGCTGGAGCTACCGGATCGACGAAGAGGATCCCAACATCCGCTTCCAGCTGCCGGCCGATCGCCGGCCGAGCGACTTCATTCGCCTGCAGGCGGCCACCGGCTTCAAGCCGCGCTTCGACCTGGCAACAGCGATCCCGGATTATCTCGACTGGCTGGACAAGACCGGCTGA
- a CDS encoding serine hydrolase domain-containing protein — translation MRLLVAVFTIVFLATAQAQPAVPETKAAAVFAAWLDAFNSADAVKVGAFDRTYRPAPSLAQLSGLRRQSGGFVLVRVVASEASRFTGLLKEVESQRFAQVQMALTGDPEPVLASFALDLVPPPADLAVQRLSEADAVAQLVSHLDEAARRDRFAGAVLVARDGKVLLERAWGLADRARNLPATVETRFRIGSMSKMFTAVAVLQLVEAGKLGLDDTVGRHLAGYPNRAIAETVTIRQLLTHTGGTGDIFGPGFAENRHNLRTHDDYVRLYGERAPDHPPGAGQRYSNYGFILLGALIETASGMSYDDYVRRHLFEPAGMTSTGSLPESEAVPERAVGYISRGNELVPNSDTLPWRGTSAGGGYSTVGDLLRFVEALQAGRLISPALFQAATRRQAGPFGLGFAVVGDGDWQGFGHNGGAPGMSGDLHVFPRLGYVLVALANLDPPASSRPLEFIEPRLPEAR, via the coding sequence ATGCGCCTGCTCGTCGCGGTCTTCACGATTGTCTTTCTGGCGACGGCGCAGGCGCAACCGGCCGTGCCCGAAACCAAGGCGGCCGCGGTCTTTGCCGCCTGGCTGGACGCCTTCAACTCCGCCGATGCCGTCAAGGTCGGCGCCTTCGACCGAACCTATCGGCCAGCGCCTTCACTGGCGCAGTTGAGCGGCCTTCGCCGGCAGAGCGGCGGCTTCGTCCTGGTCCGGGTGGTGGCGAGCGAGGCAAGCCGCTTCACCGGCCTGTTGAAGGAAGTGGAGAGCCAACGTTTCGCGCAGGTGCAGATGGCTCTGACCGGCGATCCCGAACCGGTCCTGGCGAGCTTCGCGCTCGATCTCGTGCCGCCGCCGGCGGACCTCGCCGTGCAGCGCCTGTCCGAGGCCGATGCGGTCGCCCAACTGGTCAGCCACCTCGATGAAGCGGCGCGCCGCGACCGTTTCGCCGGCGCCGTGCTGGTGGCCCGCGACGGCAAGGTTCTGCTGGAACGCGCCTGGGGGCTGGCCGATCGTGCGCGCAATCTGCCGGCAACCGTCGAGACGCGCTTCCGCATCGGCTCGATGAGCAAGATGTTCACCGCCGTTGCGGTCCTGCAACTGGTCGAGGCCGGCAAGCTGGGGCTCGACGACACCGTCGGCCGACATCTCGCCGGCTATCCGAACCGGGCCATTGCCGAGACCGTCACCATTCGCCAGCTCTTGACCCATACCGGCGGCACCGGCGACATTTTCGGTCCCGGCTTCGCCGAGAACCGGCACAATCTCAGGACCCATGACGACTATGTCAGGCTTTATGGCGAGCGCGCCCCGGACCATCCGCCGGGCGCCGGCCAGCGCTATTCCAACTATGGCTTTATCCTGCTCGGTGCGCTGATCGAGACGGCGAGCGGCATGAGTTATGACGACTATGTCCGCCGCCACCTGTTCGAGCCGGCGGGCATGACCTCGACCGGCTCGCTGCCCGAATCCGAAGCGGTGCCGGAGCGTGCCGTCGGCTATATCAGCCGCGGCAACGAGCTGGTGCCGAACAGCGATACGCTGCCATGGCGCGGGACATCGGCCGGCGGCGGTTATTCGACCGTCGGCGACCTCCTCCGCTTCGTCGAGGCGCTGCAGGCGGGCCGGCTGATATCGCCGGCGCTGTTTCAGGCCGCGACCCGCCGGCAGGCCGGCCCGTTCGGCCTGGGTTTTGCCGTCGTCGGCGACGGCGACTGGCAGGGGTTCGGCCATAATGGCGGCGCGCCCGGCATGAGCGGCGACCTCCATGTCTTCCCCAGGCTCGGCTATGTCCTGGTGGCGCTCGCCAATCTCGATCCGCCGGCCAGTTCCCGCCCGCTGGAATTCATCGAACCGCGGCTGCCCGAGGCCCGCTGA
- a CDS encoding Bug family tripartite tricarboxylate transporter substrate binding protein, translated as MTTRRMASAFIGAALAAPVLPRLARAQAAWAPSRPMRLVVAYPAGGATDAIARIVAHQIATPLGQNVIVENVAGASGALGTRQVARAEPDGHTIIFGNNQSHGTNMFLMRTPGYDAVKDFAALAGAGAFENVLVVRADMPVRSIAEFVAYAKARPGELNFASTGPGSGSHLSAELFMARTGTKLTHVPYRGLAAMAQDLVAGRMDFACAVLPSVVAQIQAGQVRALAMQSARRNAMIPDVPTLSEQGVVNADLSSWTAFFAPATAPPASVTRLSQEIVAALGAPPVVEAISRLGFAIEVRDAKAFAAYQVSTMAVLADIIKAANLKPED; from the coding sequence ATGACGACACGACGGATGGCCAGTGCATTCATCGGGGCGGCGCTCGCGGCGCCCGTCCTGCCGCGGCTCGCTCGTGCCCAGGCCGCCTGGGCGCCGAGCCGGCCGATGCGCCTCGTCGTGGCCTATCCGGCGGGTGGCGCGACCGATGCCATCGCCCGTATCGTCGCCCATCAAATCGCGACGCCGCTCGGCCAGAACGTCATCGTCGAAAATGTCGCCGGCGCGTCGGGCGCGCTCGGCACCCGCCAGGTGGCGCGCGCCGAGCCCGATGGTCACACCATCATCTTCGGCAACAACCAGTCGCATGGCACCAACATGTTCCTCATGCGCACGCCCGGTTATGACGCGGTGAAGGACTTCGCCGCGCTCGCCGGCGCCGGCGCCTTCGAGAATGTCCTGGTGGTGCGCGCCGACATGCCGGTCCGGTCGATCGCCGAATTTGTCGCTTATGCCAAGGCGCGTCCGGGCGAACTGAACTTCGCCTCGACTGGCCCAGGTTCGGGCTCGCACCTGTCGGCCGAGCTGTTCATGGCGCGCACCGGCACCAAACTGACCCATGTGCCCTATCGTGGCCTTGCCGCCATGGCCCAGGATCTGGTCGCCGGCCGGATGGATTTCGCCTGCGCCGTGCTGCCGAGCGTTGTGGCGCAGATCCAGGCTGGCCAGGTCAGGGCGCTCGCCATGCAGAGCGCCCGGCGCAACGCCATGATCCCCGACGTGCCGACGCTCAGCGAGCAGGGCGTGGTCAATGCCGACCTGTCGTCCTGGACCGCCTTCTTCGCGCCGGCGACCGCGCCGCCCGCTTCGGTCACGCGCCTGTCCCAGGAGATCGTCGCAGCACTCGGCGCACCGCCGGTGGTGGAAGCGATCAGCCGGCTCGGCTTCGCCATCGAGGTGCGCGATGCCAAGGCCTTCGCGGCCTATCAGGTCAGCACCATGGCGGTGCTGGCCGACATCATCAAGGCCGCCAATCTCAAGCCGGAAGACTGA
- a CDS encoding FAD-dependent oxidoreductase — translation MSPAETYDVVVVGGGSAGIAAAVGAARNGARTLLVERYGFLGGSATNASVLSYCGLFAQGTAIEPVVGGVGAELLDQLGRLGLDRRPIRSASGNLIVMLDPEILKLALDRLVGSSGAELRLHASLVGAATDGRRITGVTIQDHAGPCDIRARAFVDASGEGDLAALTGALVPAEAIAPGRHLQPASYPIRIGGVAPDVAFSKAVMSAAVAAYNATARFPIHRLSGGVGARLPVSGDLWWLVADLETDGVSAASLTAAELQGREMAFGLVEALRAGAPGFDKAHIVSTGPQVGIRQSRRVAARESLSGAAAEQGLTRDDGIGRGGWPVEIHHGPGRIEFRNIGGKGYFDVPFGSLRAGNTDNLWLGGRLIGCDDIAFASVRVMGTAFATGHAAGLAAALQAAGTDDVAVGLLRSALSRQGAIL, via the coding sequence ATGAGCCCTGCCGAAACCTATGATGTCGTGGTGGTGGGTGGCGGCTCCGCCGGCATCGCGGCGGCGGTCGGCGCGGCGCGCAATGGCGCGCGCACCCTGCTGGTCGAGCGCTATGGCTTTCTCGGCGGCTCGGCGACCAACGCCTCGGTGTTGTCCTATTGCGGCCTGTTCGCCCAAGGCACCGCTATCGAACCGGTGGTCGGCGGTGTCGGCGCCGAGCTGCTCGATCAGCTCGGCCGGCTTGGCCTCGACCGCCGTCCGATCCGCAGCGCCTCGGGCAATCTCATCGTCATGCTCGATCCGGAAATCCTCAAGCTCGCGCTCGACCGGCTGGTCGGTTCCAGCGGTGCCGAACTCAGGCTGCATGCCTCGCTCGTCGGTGCCGCGACCGATGGCCGGCGCATCACCGGTGTCACCATCCAGGACCATGCCGGCCCGTGCGACATCCGCGCCAGGGCCTTCGTCGACGCCAGCGGCGAAGGCGATCTCGCTGCCCTGACCGGCGCCCTCGTGCCGGCCGAGGCGATCGCGCCCGGCCGGCACCTGCAGCCGGCCTCCTATCCCATTCGCATTGGCGGCGTGGCGCCGGATGTCGCCTTCTCCAAGGCGGTGATGAGCGCGGCGGTTGCGGCCTATAATGCCACCGCGCGCTTTCCGATCCATCGGCTGTCCGGCGGCGTCGGCGCGCGCCTGCCGGTCTCCGGCGACCTCTGGTGGCTGGTCGCCGACCTCGAAACCGACGGGGTCAGCGCAGCGAGCCTGACCGCCGCCGAATTGCAGGGCCGTGAAATGGCCTTTGGCCTGGTCGAGGCGCTGCGCGCCGGCGCGCCGGGTTTCGACAAGGCCCATATCGTTTCGACCGGGCCGCAGGTCGGCATCCGCCAGTCGCGCCGTGTCGCGGCGCGCGAAAGCCTGTCGGGCGCCGCCGCCGAACAGGGCCTCACGCGCGACGACGGCATTGGCCGCGGCGGCTGGCCGGTGGAGATCCATCACGGCCCCGGCCGCATCGAGTTTCGCAATATTGGCGGCAAGGGCTATTTCGACGTGCCCTTCGGCAGCCTGCGTGCCGGCAACACGGACAATCTCTGGCTCGGCGGCCGGCTGATCGGCTGCGACGACATTGCCTTCGCGTCCGTCCGGGTGATGGGCACGGCCTTTGCCACCGGCCATGCCGCCGGCCTTGCCGCGGCGCTGCAGGCGGCCGGCACCGACGACGTCGCGGTTGGCCTGCTGCGCAGCGCGCTGAGCCGCCAGGGCGCGATCCTGTGA